The genomic interval AGCAGGCATACTCATGCATATAATACGATTAAGCTCTTCAATAGTAATGTCCTCTAAAACCGAACACTCGATCCCAAGCCTCAGTGCAGAACAGAGATTGAGAAGCTCCGACATGCTCAGGGTCCGGGCGTGAGTTAATAGCCCGTAGGATCTGTGCACCTTATCACTTAACTCAACCTCCGCCTCATCCATAACCCTCTCTCTTGAAAGACGCTCATGCAAAATGATCTCCGAGATAACCTTCTGGGTAGAATCCAGAAATTCCTGCTCATGAGAACCCATGGTCGCCTGGTTTGAGAGCTGAAAAAAGTTACCCAGAACATCGGAATGCTCTCCAAGAAACCCACGGGTGGCTATCCCCATCTGGCTTGCACCCTGGAGAACCTGATCGATCGTTTTGGTCAGAACAAGCCCCGGCAGATGAAGCAGATAAGAGACTCTAAGCCCTGTTCCGGAATTGGTCGGACAACAGGTAAGAAAGCCCCTGAGTTTATCGTATGCATAGGGAAGCTTCTGCCCCAGAGAATCATCCAGCGCATCAAGCACCCCCCAGAGCTCCTGTGCCCTGAAACCTGAATCCATGCACTGAAGTCGTAAATGGTCCTCTTCGTTTATCATTACATTGACTCTGCGCAGAGGATCACACACCACCCCCCTGTCTCCGTCAACATTGAGAATCTCCCTGCTGACAACACGCTGCTCTGCCAGAAAATACTGCTCCAGCTTTTCCAGTCCTGTCAGGTTTATGACATCAAAACTCCCTCCCTGACAATTGGGGAAAACCTCTGTAGCCTTCTTAAACACCTCTTTTTTCTCTCTTGGCAGGGCACTGTGGGGGAAATTGTAACCGGCGATATTGCGGGCCAGGCGAACACGGGTGGAGATAACTACATCCGACTCCGGCCCCTTATTGTCAAACCAGACTGGAAGTGCAATCTTCTGAGAGGTTTTCTGTGTTTTCATTCCACACCCATCTCTTTAAGATTGTGAATTACATCCCTGATTGCAGCCGCCTGCTCGAAATCCTCATTTTTTATGGCTATATCCATCTCATTTCGCAACCTCTCCAGGTCACAGGTTCTCTCTTCCCTGACCGCATCCCCCAAGTATTTTTTTCCCCTGTGTATAGAAGATCCATGGACCTGAATCAGCAGTTCATCAATTTCCTTTTCAAAGGAGTTATAGCAACCGGAACACCCCAGCCACCCCTTGGAACGAAACACTGAAAGCTTCATACCACAGTTTTCACATGTCTTCTCTTCTTCTATTACACAATTCTCATCGGAGGCTTGCTGATTGTCTATAGAGATTGAAATCCCCTTTTTCCTGGCACACTCCTCACAGAGATGAAACACCTCAGTCTCATTTTGCATGACCTGAGTAAGGTGAATATTTGCCGGCTTTATTCCGCATTCATCACATATTTTCATTTTACCAATCCTTTAATCAGGCAGGGAAAAATGTATTACCAATAATTAATAAAACTACTAAATGGATAAGCAAAGAGGTAGTGTTTACAAAATTCCTCAACACTACCCATCAAGAGTGGAGGCTTTCTGGGCATTGGAAATCAACCCATCTTCCAGATAAACTATCCTTCTCAACCCCTTGCATAAACGGCTGTCATGGGTAGCGATAACAAATGTCTGCCCAAGCTCCTTGTTTGCCTTTTCGATAAGTTCAATAAGAAGCTCCCCGTTTGCCCGGTCAAGATTGCCCGTAGGCTCATCGGCCAGCACCAATGCCGGTTTATTAAACATGGCACGGGCCAAAGCCACTCTCTGGCGCTCTCCTCCGGAAAGCTCTGAGGGGTAATGTCCCCTGCGGGCCTCAAGCCCAAACACATCCAGCAGCTCCCCAGCACGGATACTGCACTCCTTTTTACTTTTGCCGTTTATAAGACCCGGGATAAATACATTTTCAAGAGCGGTAAAATCGGGCATCAGATGATGAAACTGGAACACAAAACCGATCTTTTGATTTCTGAAAAGAGCCAGCTGCCTGGGGGAAAACGTCCCAAGCTCCTCACCCCCGACTTCAACCCACCCTTCAGTAGCCTTGTCAAGCCCCCCCACGATCTGAAGCAGGGTGGTTTTTCCGCTGCCCGAGACCCCGACCAGCGCTACCATTTCCCCCCGCTGAATCGTAAGGGAGATTCCCTTGAGAACATCAAGGACTCCGCTGTCATCACGGAACTGCTTGCGTAAATTTCGTATGTTTACCATTACCTCTGACATATATTCTTTTCTTATTTACAGGTGACCAAAAGCACACCCCGAACAGCGGGGCTTTATTCATAACGGATCGACTCAGCTGGCAACATCTTCGAGGCCCTCCATGCAGGATAGAGCGTTGCGAGCCAGCAAACCACATTTGCCGCCAGATACACCGCTATCACATCAAAGGTCCTCACCAGCACAGGGACCTTGTCGATAAAGTAGATATCCCCCGGCAGCTCGATTATCTGAAAGCGATACTGTACATAACAGAGTGCACCGCCTAACATTACCCCAAGTGTCGAGCCCAAAAATCCTACCACCACCCCGTTGAGCATAAAAAGCCTCATAATGGAACCGGATGTTGCCCCCATTCCCATCAAGACACCAATTTCCCTGCGTTTCTCGAGAATCATCATTATAAGTGAGGAAATAATATTGAAGGCAGCAACCACCATGATAAGCGAGATCACAATAAAAATTATAAGTCTCTCAAGTTTCATCCACTGGAAGAGAGTTTTGTGCTGTGTCTGCCAGTCAACAACCCTGTAGGGGTAACGGCCGAGTTTTTCATGCAGACTCTCTGCTATTCTGTCGGCCCTGAACAGATCGACTGTTTTGACATTTATCCCCTCCACCCCCGTCATGTTGAGAAGGTGTTGTGCAGAGGGGATCGAAACGTAGACAAGATTGAGATCATGCTCATGCATACCGGTTTCAAAAATACCCGAAACTGTGAATCTGGCCATTTTTGGAACAGGATCCATCTGACCCTCTTCGGGTGCAAGGCTCATCAGCACCACCTCAGATCCATCACTCACACCCAGTTTAGCAGCAAGCGTTCTGCCTATAACGATACCGGGAAACTTGCGGCCCCGGTTTGACTCCACGGTGTCCAGGTCGAAGGAACCCCGCGTTACGACAGATGAGATCTCGGTAACCGTATGTTCGGTCTCAGGAGATACACCGGTAAACATAACTCCCTCCTGAGCCTGCTCATGTTCTATGCCCGCTTTGCCGGTTATATAAGGGGATGCCCCGATAACCTGAGGGTGCTCAAGGATACGCTCTATGAGCGATTCGTGATTGTGTATCGACCTTGACATGTGCTGGTCAACCCTGACATGAGCAAAAGTGCCCACGATCCTGTCGCGAACCTCTTTTTCAAAACCATTTGCAATGGAAAGAGCCACCACCAGCACAAAACTGCCAAGACACACCCCGACTGCCGATATATATGTTATCCAGGAGATAAAACCAATCTTACGTTTTCCCCGCAAATATCTCAGCGCAACAAACCATTCCATACGACTCAAAACTTATTTCCTTCGAAAAGATTACAATCGGCAAAACGGGCCGGCATTTCCGGCCCTGAAATGTAAAAAGAGAAACTACTTTTCCGGCCTGAGCAGTGGAAAGAGCACCACATCCCTTAAAGTACCTGCATTGGTAAGCAATGCCACGATACGGTCAATCCCCATTCCCCACCCGCTGATAGGGGGCATGCCGTATTCCATGCACAGCAGAAAATCGTTGTCAACATCCATGGTTTCGGTGTCCCCCTGAGCTTTGGCCTCAGCCTGTGCCTGAAAGCGTTGAGCCTGATCAACAGGATCAACAAGCTCAGAGTATGCATTTACCACCTCCCAGCCATTTATCACCAGCTGAAAGCGATCCACCACCGCGGGATTTTCATCATTTTTTCTGGCAAGAGGAGAAAGATCAAGCGGGTGATGAGTTATAAAGACTGGATTGATAAGTTTCGGACGTGAAACTTTTTTGTAAAGCAGATCAATAAGAGTACCCCGGCCGGCCTTTGAGATATTGACATCTGTATCAAACCTTATACCCTTGCTGTCAATCTCCCTGATCAACTCATCCCTGGTTTGAAACTTATCGATATCTATTCCGCAATCCCTGAGCAGAAGATCCCTGAATGACACCCTCGGCCACTCCCCCTCAAAGGAAATACTGGTTTCCTCATAGGTAATCTCAAGGCTGCCCTGAACTTTTTGAAGCAGATGTTTCATGAGCCGCTCGGTGAAATCCATATTGTCAATATAATTCCAGTAAGCACAGTAATATTCAAGAAGTGT from Chitinispirillum alkaliphilum carries:
- a CDS encoding putative ATP:guanido phosphotransferase; protein product: MKTQKTSQKIALPVWFDNKGPESDVVISTRVRLARNIAGYNFPHSALPREKKEVFKKATEVFPNCQGGSFDVINLTGLEKLEQYFLAEQRVVSREILNVDGDRGVVCDPLRRVNVMINEEDHLRLQCMDSGFRAQELWGVLDALDDSLGQKLPYAYDKLRGFLTCCPTNSGTGLRVSYLLHLPGLVLTKTIDQVLQGASQMGIATRGFLGEHSDVLGNFFQLSNQATMGSHEQEFLDSTQKVISEIILHERLSRERVMDEAEVELSDKVHRSYGLLTHARTLSMSELLNLCSALRLGIECSVLEDITIEELNRIICMSMPAHIQIQEKKEMEERELSVVRADLVRDLLAKRRRRRKTSQSK
- a CDS encoding Nucleotide excision repair protein, with UvrB/UvrC motif, with protein sequence MKICDECGIKPANIHLTQVMQNETEVFHLCEECARKKGISISIDNQQASDENCVIEEEKTCENCGMKLSVFRSKGWLGCSGCYNSFEKEIDELLIQVHGSSIHRGKKYLGDAVREERTCDLERLRNEMDIAIKNEDFEQAAAIRDVIHNLKEMGVE
- a CDS encoding Lipoprotein releasing system ATP-binding protein LolD, whose product is MSEVMVNIRNLRKQFRDDSGVLDVLKGISLTIQRGEMVALVGVSGSGKTTLLQIVGGLDKATEGWVEVGGEELGTFSPRQLALFRNQKIGFVFQFHHLMPDFTALENVFIPGLINGKSKKECSIRAGELLDVFGLEARRGHYPSELSGGERQRVALARAMFNKPALVLADEPTGNLDRANGELLIELIEKANKELGQTFVIATHDSRLCKGLRRIVYLEDGLISNAQKASTLDG
- a CDS encoding Lipoprotein releasing system transmembrane protein LolC, whose translation is MSRMEWFVALRYLRGKRKIGFISWITYISAVGVCLGSFVLVVALSIANGFEKEVRDRIVGTFAHVRVDQHMSRSIHNHESLIERILEHPQVIGASPYITGKAGIEHEQAQEGVMFTGVSPETEHTVTEISSVVTRGSFDLDTVESNRGRKFPGIVIGRTLAAKLGVSDGSEVVLMSLAPEEGQMDPVPKMARFTVSGIFETGMHEHDLNLVYVSIPSAQHLLNMTGVEGINVKTVDLFRADRIAESLHEKLGRYPYRVVDWQTQHKTLFQWMKLERLIIFIVISLIMVVAAFNIISSLIMMILEKRREIGVLMGMGATSGSIMRLFMLNGVVVGFLGSTLGVMLGGALCYVQYRFQIIELPGDIYFIDKVPVLVRTFDVIAVYLAANVVCWLATLYPAWRASKMLPAESIRYE